One Ignavibacteriota bacterium DNA segment encodes these proteins:
- a CDS encoding response regulator transcription factor: MISLVIADDHPLFRQGVRRAVEEDASIRVVGEADEGATALRLIRDLSPDVAVLDIDMPLMKGLQVAKTMQAEHLATAVIILTIYTGGDLLDEALDAGVKGYVTKETAVLHVLEAIRTVAQGEHYLSPLMSGHLVGRRERMRALVAARPGLSILTPSERRILRLIGENRTSKEIADDLCISYRTVETHRTNIAAKLNIRGSHALLKFAIENRHAM; this comes from the coding sequence ATGATCTCGCTGGTCATCGCCGACGATCACCCGCTGTTCCGTCAAGGCGTCCGGCGTGCAGTGGAAGAGGACGCCTCCATCCGCGTCGTCGGTGAGGCCGATGAAGGGGCGACCGCGCTTCGCCTGATCAGGGACCTTTCGCCGGATGTCGCCGTTCTCGATATTGACATGCCGCTCATGAAGGGATTGCAGGTGGCGAAGACCATGCAGGCGGAGCATCTTGCCACCGCCGTGATCATCCTCACCATCTACACTGGCGGAGACCTGCTCGACGAAGCACTGGACGCCGGGGTGAAGGGGTATGTGACGAAGGAGACTGCGGTCCTGCATGTCCTGGAAGCGATACGAACGGTCGCGCAAGGTGAGCACTACCTCAGCCCGCTGATGTCCGGCCATCTCGTCGGCAGGCGTGAGCGTATGCGTGCCCTCGTTGCTGCCCGGCCGGGCCTCTCGATCCTGACGCCGTCGGAGCGCCGCATCCTGCGACTCATTGGAGAGAACAGGACCAGCAAGGAGATCGCCGACGATCTCTGTATCAGTTACCGTACCGTTGAAACCCACCGCACCAACATTGCCGCAAAGCTCAACATCCGCGGCAGCCACGCCCTGCTGAAATTCGCGATCGAGAACAGACACGCGATGTGA